The Prochlorococcus marinus str. MIT 1214 sequence TCAGATGAAACCTTGAAAAATATATATGGAAAACAAGCTCTTCAATACTTTAATCAAAAGAATTCTTCTCTTTTTGTGTTTAGTAATTCAAAATCTTTTGATTTAATTGAACTTGAGCAACTTCTTCAAGCTGTTGGTTGGGGAAGAAGACCACTGAGGAGAGTAAAACGAGCATTGGATAATAGTTTGCTTAAGGTTGGTCTATGGCAACATGATTCTAAATTTCCAAGGTTGATTGGATTCGCAAGGTGCACGGGGGACGGAATTATTGATGCAACAATATGGGATGTAGCCATTAACCCCGTTTATCAAGGTTTTGGATTAGGAAAGCAACTTATGTCATATCTAATGAAGAGTTTAAAAAGAGACGGTATTAGCAGAGTAACTTTGTTTGCTGATTCTGATGTTATTACTTTTTATAAAAGACAAGGTTGGACCTTAGAGCCAAAAGGTAATAAATGTGCATTTTGGTATTCAAACTGATCGGTTAGATCTGTTTTGGGAAATTATGAATTGTATTCCTTTGACAGGGTCTCTATATCATAACCCTCTCGCCACCTTTTTCTTAATATAGCATTTTTAATTGCACGTTCAATTATATTTGAATTAGACCACTTTATAGCATCTGTATATATATCTTCTCTAATACGTTTTACTGTAGTCGTTTTAGTAATTCTTGTTATTAAGTCAACATCTTCCATTATTTTCAGGGAAGAGAAACCTCCTGAATTATGATATAGATCTTTGTGTATGAGTAAGCCTTGGTCTCCGTAAGGGCGTTGAAAAAAATAACTTCTAAGTGCTACTGCTAGTTCTAAGAATCTAAAC is a genomic window containing:
- a CDS encoding GNAT family N-acetyltransferase → MINIGSKRIGMPGRRNENILSDETLKNIYGKQALQYFNQKNSSLFVFSNSKSFDLIELEQLLQAVGWGRRPLRRVKRALDNSLLKVGLWQHDSKFPRLIGFARCTGDGIIDATIWDVAINPVYQGFGLGKQLMSYLMKSLKRDGISRVTLFADSDVITFYKRQGWTLEPKGNKCAFWYSN